A stretch of the Lolium perenne isolate Kyuss_39 chromosome 3, Kyuss_2.0, whole genome shotgun sequence genome encodes the following:
- the LOC127343177 gene encoding ethylene-responsive transcription factor CRF5-like has translation MSRSRTVRILWDDPDVTDSSSEEEEARGARRVGRMVRELPPAPTPLVTAGLPELCSAGDDDRSSRRPGPGHGVCNAGAARKRAANKGAQSAKFRGVRRRPWGKYAAEIRDPWRGVRVWLGTFDTAEEAARVYDAAAVQLRGAGATTNFSASATDSTESAQEEDPPLPAGGYESGAESSQAASSPTSVLRKVPSMSSLAEDRAYDSEPCHGDAPTRGLAALEELGEFVPFEHAPVYSSGTGFWDFEPQAGLLYAEPSSSSAEEASWDAGEPWAAPPPAGVPENDYFFQDLRDLFPLSNLPAIF, from the coding sequence ATGTCGCGGTCGCGCACGGTGCGGATCTTGTGGGACGACCCCGACGTGACGGACTCAtcaagcgaggaggaggaggcgcgcgGCGCCCGGAGGGTGGGGAGGATGGTGCGGGAGCTCCCGCCGGCGCCGACGCCGCTGGTCACCGCTGGTTTGCCGGAGCTGTGCAGCGCCGGGGACGACGACCGGTCGTCGAGGCGGCCCGGCCCTGGCCATGGCGTATGTAACGCCGGGGCGGCGCGGAAGAGGGCGGCCAACAAGGGCGCGCAGAGCGCCAAGTtccgcggcgtgcggcggcggccgTGGGGCAAGTACGCGGCGGAGATCCGCGACCCGTGGCGCGGCGTGCGCGTCTGGCTCGGCACCTTCGACACCGCCGAGGAGGCGGCCCGCGTGTACGACGCCGCCGCCGTGCAGCTCCGCGGCGCCGGCGCCACAACCAACTTCTCCGCCTCTGCGACGGACTCGACAGAGAGCGCCCAGGAGGAAGATCCTCCTCTGCCGGCCGGCGGGTACGAGTCCGGCGCGGAGTCTTCGCAGGCGGCCTCGTCCCCGACCTCCGTGCTGCGCAAGGTGCCCTCCATGTCGTCCCTCGCGGAGGACAGGGCGTACGACTCCGAGCCCTGCCATGGCGACGCCCCCACCCGCGGCCTGGCGGCCCTGGAGGAGCTGGGCGAGTTCGTGCCGTTCGAGCACGCGCCGGTCTACTCGTCCGGCACCGGCTTTTGGGACTTCGAGCCGCAGGCGGGGCTGCTCTACGCGGAGCCCTCCTCCTCGTCCGCCGAGGAGGCCTCCTGGGACGCCGGCGAGCcgtgggccgcgccgccgccggcgggggTGCCGGAGAACGACTACTTCTTCCAGGACCTGCGCGACCTGTTCCCGCTCAGCAACCTTCCCGCGATTTTCTAA